A single candidate division SR1 bacterium Aalborg_AAW-1 DNA region contains:
- the mutS gene encoding DNA mismatch repair protein MutS — protein MIKLTPAMQQYVDLKQQNPDCILFFRLGDFYEVFWEDAQLCSKLLDLVLTAKNKTSDNPIPMAGMPYHSIDKYIAKLIKAGYKVAIADQMTEPKPGQIVQRAITSIITPGTYIDEKQSSENHILCISNQSYGDTTLYHLARGDFIAGEYRSYSCSTLTELHQVITLTHPREIILHKTSPFIKELAESLKTQPNTVISYRDMLDNPEQFITSMLRIQSISSFGQALADHRAIAFALLLHYLYKTQQQDISTVYRISLYRPGDYVLLDDVTIKNLELFSSSYDQDSQYSLFGILDTCQTSSGSKLLKSLLSHPLKNSDQILARQLHIAYWMDEFDEAQAISRLLGGLYDIPRLLTRLIYKVPHYQSFQRLRTTLHTLLYGGTGQGCQSELRAIDKELKIKHLTALYDRLTEILKPDDELSNNTSEYIRTGYDTSVDELRNLVHHTDQILLQYHQQLINHLDSTEVKIIFVSNQGYLIEVTPKNIKLLESKRVQGDEYFDFERRQTLKTGQRYSTPYLDQLQNELLGAKDKLAQQEFELLKELQTEVTNEYHHLAQLAEAVSYLDIYTSMGIFAKQHQYVQPTLVSQGETHIMQARHPIIEAQLGVTESFIPNDLIIHNEIHLITGPNMGGKSTFLRQHALIVLMAHCGLFVPAREATIALVDGIFARVGSGDIIAKNQSTFMTEMIEVANIINNATKHSFVIFDELGRGTSTYDGLSITRAIIEYFATQVKCNVLVATHYHELITLADSYTSIKNFHVGVYDNDHEVIFLKKVLPGGMEKSYGLEVARLAGISKQILEQAKYYLSGYTNQTQHPQHQENLFGSFIGTTSQADDKSQKILGILDNTDINTITPIQAMQVLIKIMELKS, from the coding sequence ATGATCAAACTCACTCCTGCTATGCAACAGTACGTCGATCTTAAGCAGCAAAACCCTGACTGTATTCTTTTTTTCCGTTTGGGTGATTTTTATGAGGTATTCTGGGAAGATGCACAGCTGTGTAGTAAACTCCTCGATCTTGTCCTCACTGCAAAAAACAAAACCAGTGATAATCCTATCCCTATGGCTGGAATGCCATACCATAGTATCGACAAATACATCGCCAAACTTATCAAAGCAGGCTACAAAGTAGCTATAGCTGACCAGATGACAGAACCGAAACCAGGTCAGATTGTACAGCGTGCTATCACGTCTATCATTACTCCTGGTACCTATATCGATGAAAAACAATCCAGCGAAAATCATATTCTCTGTATATCGAATCAGTCTTATGGAGATACAACACTGTACCATCTCGCTCGATGAGATTTTATCGCTGGTGAATATCGAAGTTATAGTTGTTCAACCTTGACAGAACTGCATCAAGTTATAACCCTCACCCATCCCAGAGAGATCATTCTTCACAAGACATCTCCGTTTATTAAAGAACTTGCCGAATCTCTCAAAACACAACCCAATACTGTCATCTCCTATCGAGATATGTTAGATAATCCAGAACAATTTATTACCTCAATGCTGAGAATTCAGTCGATAAGTAGCTTTGGACAAGCACTTGCAGATCATAGAGCGATAGCATTTGCATTATTATTACACTATCTGTACAAAACACAACAACAAGATATTAGCACCGTCTATCGTATTAGTCTCTATCGTCCTGGAGATTATGTCCTCCTGGATGATGTCACGATTAAGAATCTCGAACTTTTTAGTTCCTCATACGACCAAGACAGTCAGTATTCTCTTTTTTGAATTCTTGATACCTGTCAAACGAGTTCAGGAAGCAAATTACTCAAATCCCTCCTCTCTCATCCACTGAAAAATAGCGATCAGATCCTCGCAAGACAACTCCATATTGCATACTGGATGGATGAATTCGATGAAGCACAAGCAATCAGTAGACTCCTAGGATGATTATATGATATTCCTAGACTACTCACCAGACTGATCTACAAAGTCCCTCATTACCAGTCATTTCAAAGACTGAGAACTACACTCCACACACTACTCTATGGTGGTACTGGTCAATGATGTCAAAGCGAACTCAGAGCTATCGACAAAGAATTAAAAATAAAACATCTGACTGCTCTCTACGATCGTCTCACAGAGATATTGAAACCAGACGATGAACTTTCCAATAATACAAGTGAATATATCCGTACTTGATATGATACAAGTGTTGATGAATTAAGAAATCTTGTGCACCATACTGATCAGATATTACTCCAGTATCATCAGCAACTTATCAATCATCTTGATAGCACTGAAGTAAAGATAATCTTCGTTAGTAACCAATGATATCTTATTGAAGTAACACCAAAAAATATCAAACTTCTCGAATCAAAAAGAGTACAATGAGATGAATATTTTGATTTTGAAAGAAGACAGACACTCAAGACAGGACAGAGATATAGTACACCCTATCTTGATCAATTACAGAACGAACTCCTTGGGGCAAAAGATAAGCTTGCTCAACAAGAATTTGAACTCCTCAAAGAACTCCAAACAGAAGTAACCAACGAATACCATCATCTTGCCCAACTTGCGGAAGCTGTCTCATATTTGGATATCTATACGAGTATGGGTATTTTTGCCAAACAACATCAGTATGTACAGCCTACACTAGTATCACAAGGTGAAACACATATCATGCAAGCAAGACATCCTATTATCGAAGCACAATTATGAGTAACTGAATCATTCATCCCCAATGATCTCATCATCCATAATGAAATCCATCTGATTACCTGACCTAATATGGGTGGAAAATCAACCTTTCTCAGGCAACATGCTCTGATTGTACTTATGGCGCACTGTGGACTCTTTGTACCTGCACGTGAAGCTACTATTGCACTTGTAGATGGAATTTTTGCAAGAGTTGGTAGTGGAGATATTATCGCCAAAAACCAATCTACCTTTATGACCGAAATGATTGAAGTAGCGAATATTATCAATAATGCTACCAAACATAGTTTCGTCATCTTTGATGAACTTGGAAGAGGAACAAGTACCTATGATGGACTCAGTATCACAAGAGCTATTATAGAATATTTTGCAACTCAAGTGAAGTGTAATGTCTTAGTAGCTACTCACTATCATGAACTCATTACTCTTGCAGATTCTTATACAAGTATCAAGAACTTCCATGTCGGTGTCTATGATAATGATCATGAAGTTATTTTCCTTAAAAAAGTACTTCCTGGAGGTATGGAGAAAAGCTACGGATTAGAAGTGGCGAGATTAGCTGGAATCAGTAAGCAAATCTTAGAACAAGCTAAATACTATCTTTCTGGATATACAAACCAAACACAACATCCACAGCATCAGGAAAATCTGTTTTGATCTTTTATAGGAACCACGTCACAAGCAGATGATAAATCCCAAAAAATCCTCTGAATTTTGGATAATACAGATATCAATACGATAACACCCATTCAAGCGATGCAAGTTTTGATCAAGATAATGGAATTAAAGAGCTAA
- the pacS gene encoding putative copper-transporting ATPase PacS translates to MTKILVIIPEIHCPSCEKLVKASMSGLQGIQSVSISLPNKEVEIQYNPGEINPDKIISSIQEGTGYTVHTKGKENSYQEYNSIQNEIQPESNSLNSSQMLSIDIEGMHCSSCALLIEKSLKKVPGVQNANVNFSSSQAMVKVAGNISQDQLIKAVENAGYTGVIQDEIQKIDETEKRKKETKYRWRKFSISALLSVPMIIFMLYDFFPGLLPWGGLIMPRMAIVSLILTTPIQFIIGADFFKGARSALKMKTFNMYSLIAIGTGVAFIFSLYNFILFIYQTGSWIGLNGEKIGNIYFEISSLLIMFVALGKYLEARAKGSTSQAIAKLMGLAPKTAKVKRGTSFVDVDIDQVKKGDIILVKPGEKIPIDGMIISGHSSIDESMLTGESMPVEKNTGSKVFGGTINKLGSFEFEVTKVGNETALAQIIKLIQEAQGSKAPIQGFADKISGIFVPSVIGIAIVVFLIRFFFLGVSFATALLYFAAVIVIACPCALGLATPTALMVGTGKGAEKGILIKGGEPLETLCKVDMIVFDKTGTITEGKPEVTDITSVDGYDQDLILQIAVGLESKSEHPLAEAIVRYGKEKRIGFSTVSNFQAIPGKGVIGEIDGQIYFLGTKILLTENNIPVIDQYSIEQLESEGKTVMLIATDKEMIGTISVADTIKDTSIEAIKRLKAMGIQVYMMTGDNQRTAQAIANQVGIDHVFAQVLPENKASKVKELQDQGHIVAMVGDGINDSPALTQADVGIAMGSGADVAMESGNVVIMKNDLNDVITAIKLSKETVGKIKQNMFFALFYNVLGIPIAGGALASLGLVLKPEFAGLAMAMSSVSVVINSLLLKFFHTHRKNWISIFAPVIMTVVFLGFFRNFAQIGSGQNISSLSQKLSPALRTDLNQFMINTPNKIGFTPGGVPKIFLGTDQLLSGLKISEGTGLFGTEPEIIIGFKEAQMMKEEGLIKKAGDSLNDFFGLPSVKIVGILAPTNTLLDEVHIMNNEGFSGLDVQNSLFITQTPFEELKIFYLYDNDNIPLKLQNIINPKKHIYTIDGTTYHSTYVGYDEAQMMIEENLFKKKYDTITNLFGNDIIIAGLPKKTYTTLDMMHFVPRENWKK, encoded by the coding sequence ATGACAAAAATACTTGTAATAATACCAGAAATTCATTGTCCCTCTTGTGAAAAACTAGTCAAAGCTAGTATGTCATGACTACAATGAATACAGTCAGTTTCTATTTCTTTACCAAACAAGGAAGTAGAAATTCAATACAATCCTGGAGAAATAAATCCAGATAAAATCATATCTTCTATACAAGAATGAACATGATATACTGTTCACACAAAATGAAAGGAAAATAGCTATCAAGAATATAATTCAATCCAAAATGAAATTCAACCTGAGTCCAATTCTTTAAATTCATCTCAAATGCTTTCCATAGATATAGAAGGAATGCATTGTTCTTCATGTGCGCTGCTCATAGAAAAGTCACTTAAGAAAGTGCCGGGCGTACAAAATGCCAACGTAAACTTTTCTTCTTCACAAGCTATGGTCAAAGTTGCTTGAAATATATCACAAGATCAGTTAATCAAGGCAGTAGAAAATGCTTGATATACATGAGTTATCCAAGATGAAATTCAGAAAATAGACGAAACAGAAAAAAGGAAAAAAGAAACAAAATATCGATGGAGAAAATTCAGTATTTCGGCATTGCTTAGTGTGCCAATGATTATATTTATGTTATACGATTTTTTCCCATGACTGTTGCCTTGGTGATGATTGATAATGCCACGAATGGCTATCGTTTCATTGATTTTGACAACCCCTATCCAATTCATCATCTGAGCAGACTTTTTCAAATGAGCACGATCTGCGTTGAAAATGAAGACATTTAATATGTATAGCCTCATAGCAATATGAACCTGAGTAGCATTTATTTTCAGTTTATATAATTTTATTCTCTTTATCTATCAAACATGATCCTGGATTTGATTAAACTGAGAGAAAATCTGAAATATCTACTTTGAAATATCAAGCTTGCTTATAATGTTTGTCGCACTATGAAAATATCTGGAAGCCAGAGCAAAGTGATCGACATCTCAAGCTATAGCCAAACTTATGTGACTAGCGCCCAAGACAGCCAAAGTAAAAAGAGGAACTAGTTTCGTGGATGTAGATATAGATCAAGTAAAAAAATGAGATATTATATTAGTAAAGCCAGGTGAAAAAATACCTATTGATTGAATGATTATCTCCTGACATTCAAGTATAGATGAATCTATGCTGACCGGAGAAAGTATGCCAGTAGAAAAAAACACTTGATCAAAAGTATTTGGATGAACAATCAATAAGCTCTGAAGCTTCGAATTCGAAGTAACCAAAGTTGGAAATGAAACAGCTCTTGCTCAGATTATCAAACTTATTCAAGAGGCACAATGATCCAAGGCGCCAATCCAATGATTTGCAGACAAAATATCCTGAATATTTGTGCCTTCTGTTATTGGGATAGCGATCGTCGTTTTCTTAATCCGATTCTTCTTCCTATGAGTAAGTTTTGCTACGGCATTGCTTTATTTCGCGGCAGTGATAGTAATTGCTTGTCCATGTGCATTGGGTCTCGCTACACCAACAGCCCTAATGGTATGAACTGGTAAATGAGCCGAAAAATGAATTCTTATCAAATGATGAGAACCACTCGAAACTCTTTGTAAAGTAGATATGATCGTTTTCGACAAAACCTGAACTATCACAGAATGAAAACCAGAAGTTACCGACATCACATCAGTGGATGGATACGACCAAGATTTGATTTTGCAAATAGCAGTCTGACTGGAATCCAAATCAGAACATCCATTGGCAGAGGCTATCGTTAGATATTGAAAAGAGAAAAGAATCTGATTTTCTACTGTTTCCAATTTCCAAGCAATTCCTGGAAAATGAGTGATATGAGAAATAGATGGTCAGATTTATTTCCTTGGTACCAAAATATTACTTACAGAAAATAATATTCCAGTCATAGACCAGTATAGTATAGAGCAATTAGAATCAGAATGAAAGACTGTGATGCTAATAGCTACAGACAAAGAAATGATCTGAACAATATCAGTCGCCGATACGATCAAAGATACATCAATCGAAGCAATCAAAAGACTAAAAGCGATGTGAATTCAAGTTTATATGATGACTGGAGACAACCAGAGAACGGCTCAAGCAATAGCGAATCAAGTCTGAATTGATCATGTTTTTGCTCAAGTCCTTCCAGAAAACAAAGCTTCGAAAGTCAAAGAACTTCAAGACCAATGACATATCGTCGCTATGGTAGGAGATTGAATAAATGATTCTCCTGCGCTTACACAGGCAGATGTTTGAATTGCAATGGGCTCCTGAGCTGATGTTGCTATGGAATCAGGAAACGTGGTTATCATGAAAAACGATCTAAACGATGTTATCACTGCTATCAAACTTAGCAAAGAAACCGTATGAAAAATTAAACAGAATATGTTCTTCGCTTTGTTCTACAATGTTTTGTGAATTCCTATCGCCGGTGGAGCATTGGCATCATTAGGACTTGTTCTCAAACCAGAATTTGCATGACTAGCTATGGCAATGAGTTCGGTCTCTGTAGTTATAAATTCTCTCTTACTTAAATTCTTCCATACTCATAGAAAAAATTGGATATCAATATTCGCCCCAGTTATTATGACGGTCGTATTTCTAGGATTTTTCCGAAATTTTGCTCAGATATGAAGTGGACAAAACATTTCTTCCTTGTCCCAGAAACTTAGTCCTGCACTGAGAACTGATTTAAACCAATTTATGATAAATACTCCAAATAAAATCTGATTTACTCCATGATGAGTACCAAAAATATTCTTATGAACAGATCAGTTACTAAGTGGATTAAAAATATCAGAATGAACATGATTATTTGGTACGGAACCGGAAATAATTATAGGTTTCAAAGAAGCTCAAATGATGAAAGAGGAGGGATTGATCAAAAAAGCTTGAGATAGCTTAAACGATTTCTTCTGACTTCCAAGCGTGAAAATCGTATGAATACTTGCTCCTACAAATACATTATTAGACGAAGTTCATATAATGAATAACGAATGATTTAGTTGATTAGATGTTCAAAACTCATTATTTATCACTCAGACGCCATTTGAAGAATTGAAAATATTCTATCTCTATGATAATGACAATATTCCTCTGAAATTACAAAATATTATCAATCCAAAAAAACACATTTATACTATTGACTGAACGACTTACCATTCCACATATGTATGATACGATGAGGCCCAGATGATGATAGAAGAGAATCTGTTTAAGAAAAAATATGATACTATCACAAATCTATTTGGCAACGATATAATCATAGCTGGTCTTCCAAAAAAGACTTATACCACGCTTGATATGATGCATTTTGTACCAAGAGAAAATTGGAAAAAATAG
- a CDS encoding Heavy-metal-associated domain protein yields the protein MKNMTLSIPQIHCSSCEALIKLSLKEFPGIKQSSVNSQTKTVDIEYDDGIISRDKIANHIQKETGYKVI from the coding sequence ATGAAAAATATGACATTATCTATTCCACAAATTCATTGTTCATCTTGTGAAGCCCTCATCAAGTTATCGTTGAAAGAATTTCCTGGTATCAAACAATCATCAGTAAATAGTCAAACAAAAACAGTTGATATCGAATATGATGATGGAATTATATCTAGAGACAAAATAGCAAATCACATCCAAAAAGAAACTGGATATAAAGTAATTTAA
- the csoR gene encoding Copper-sensing transcriptional repressor CsoR, with translation MKPQQEKIIISLKKAKSSLEKIISMIENEQYCIKVIQQNLAVIGLLKSTNIQLLEDHLGCCFINAVKSNDKKRQAEMIEEILTIVKTAQNK, from the coding sequence ATGAAACCACAACAAGAAAAAATTATTATTTCTCTTAAGAAAGCAAAGAGTTCTTTGGAAAAAATTATTTCTATGATAGAAAATGAACAATATTGTATAAAAGTTATTCAACAAAATCTAGCTGTAATATGATTATTGAAATCTACAAATATCCAACTTCTTGAAGATCATTTATGATGTTGCTTTATAAATGCAGTCAAATCAAATGATAAAAAAAGACAAGCTGAAATGATAGAAGAAATACTTACCATAGTAAAGACAGCACAAAATAAATAG
- a CDS encoding biotin biosynthesis protein BioC: MQDMTPLRSISLCKNINNTLNSPLLTPTCKIVSYKKYTIPQLNSREGFDKASEFYRQYWTHLNSVDNNRFLRYLPRSLKGLSILDIGAGDGRVFEHFKNSEFQRYIALDISQKMLDHFRSSQIEKICTDCSEHIPLESESMDLALGFFFFEYINTLHDFFDEMQRILKPGGTFVATYFYQRNAFVRGHGDEAFKIAREGHTYDDIKKAAEYAFFHIEETPILDQGRTVGYIYVFTK; this comes from the coding sequence ATGCAAGATATGACACCACTGCGCTCTATCTCGTTATGCAAAAATATAAACAATACTCTTAACTCTCCACTTTTAACCCCTACCTGTAAAATTGTGTCGTACAAAAAATATACCATACCTCAACTCAATAGTCGTGAATGATTTGACAAAGCAAGTGAATTCTATCGCCAATATTGGACTCATCTCAACAGCGTAGACAATAACAGATTTCTTAGATATCTCCCAAGATCTCTCAAAGGATTATCTATTCTCGATATAGGTGCTGGTGACGGAAGAGTTTTTGAGCACTTCAAGAATAGTGAATTTCAACGCTACATCGCTCTGGATATATCTCAGAAGATGCTTGATCACTTCCGTAGTTCACAGATTGAAAAGATTTGTACTGACTGTAGTGAACATATTCCACTTGAAAGTGAAAGTATGGATCTTGCTCTAGGTTTTTTCTTCTTTGAGTATATTAATACCTTACATGATTTTTTTGATGAAATGCAACGTATCCTGAAGCCATGAGGAACATTCGTAGCAACCTACTTCTATCAGAGAAACGCTTTCGTACGAGGACATGGAGATGAAGCATTCAAAATCGCCAGAGAAGGTCATACCTATGATGATATCAAAAAAGCTGCTGAATATGCTTTCTTTCACATCGAAGAAACTCCTATTCTCGATCAAGGGAGAACAGTAGGATATATCTATGTCTTTACGAAGTAA